From Salinibacterium sp. ZJ450, one genomic window encodes:
- a CDS encoding YafY family protein has product MNRIDRLYAMREELRRAGHTGRTAEQLAAVFEVSLRTVKRDISTLQQAGFPVWARLGRSGRYLVDESATLPPVTFTPTEAAALAAAVEAHRGQPFDGHGRAALTKILNVMEPPARDRTARLTRRIWTNEDGTPHGSKRVRTAVESALEQRRVLALRYRDANSEVTSRRVDPQLLAYTDGHWYLIAHCRLRQGVRWFRLDRIEHASATAELAVDLLLEEIGQPPQTARPVTSSGAGDVCDATPHPN; this is encoded by the coding sequence GTGAATCGAATCGACCGTCTCTACGCCATGCGAGAGGAACTCCGCCGCGCTGGCCATACCGGGCGGACCGCGGAGCAGCTGGCCGCGGTGTTCGAGGTCAGCCTGCGCACCGTCAAGCGGGATATCTCCACGCTGCAGCAGGCGGGTTTCCCGGTATGGGCCCGCCTCGGACGGAGCGGTCGTTATCTGGTCGACGAGTCCGCGACCCTGCCACCGGTCACGTTCACCCCCACCGAAGCGGCAGCTCTTGCGGCGGCCGTCGAGGCTCACCGCGGCCAGCCCTTCGACGGCCACGGCCGGGCTGCGTTGACCAAGATCCTCAATGTCATGGAACCGCCCGCACGTGATCGAACCGCCCGCCTGACCCGCCGGATCTGGACCAACGAGGACGGCACACCGCACGGTTCAAAACGCGTGCGCACGGCGGTGGAGTCTGCGCTGGAGCAGCGCCGTGTCCTCGCGCTGCGCTACCGCGACGCCAACAGTGAGGTCACCTCCCGGCGCGTCGACCCCCAGCTGCTCGCATACACCGACGGTCACTGGTACCTCATCGCGCACTGCCGACTGCGCCAAGGCGTGCGCTGGTTCCGCCTGGACCGCATCGAGCACGCCTCTGCCACCGCCGAACTCGCCGTCGACCTACTGCTCGAAGAGATCGGTCAGCCGCCTCAGACGGCGAGACCCGTCACCAGCAGTGGGGCCGGCGATGTCTGCGATGCTACGCCGCACCCGAATTAG
- the nrdE gene encoding class 1b ribonucleoside-diphosphate reductase subunit alpha, translating to MESAVANLPVVTASKVEGLDYHALNAMLNLYDADGKIQFDMDREAARQYFLQHVNQNTVFFHSLKEKLDYLVEKEYYEKAVLDLYPFEFIEGLSDLAYSKKFRFDTFLGAFKYYTSYTLKTFDGKRYLERFEDRVVMTALGLAQGDQKLATNLVEEIIAGRFQPATPTFLNSGKAQRGELVSCFLLRIEDNMESISRGINSSLQLSKRGGGVALSLSNIREAGAPIKQIENQSSGIIPVMKLLEDSFSYANQLGARQGAGAVYLQAHHPDILRFLDTKRENADEKVRIKTLSLGVVVPDITFELAKKNEDMYLFSPYDVERVYGVPFGDISITEKYYEMVDDARIKKTKINSRDFFQTLAEIQFESGYPYIVFEDTVNAANPIKGRINMSNLCSEILQVNTPTTYNADLSYDQIGKDISCNLGSMNIALAMDSPDFAQTVETAIRGLSAVSDQSHISSVRSIEFGNDKSHAIGLGQMNLHGYLARERIYYGSEEGIDFTNIYFYTVLFNALQASNKIAIERGQAFEGFADSKYASGEFFDKYTEQVWEPATERVQELFANSQVHVPTQQDWLELKASVQKHGIYNQNLQAVPPTGSISYINNSTSSIHPIASKIEIRKEGKLGRVYYPAPFMTNDNLDYYQDAYEVGYEKTIDTYAAATQHVDQGLSLTLFFKDTATTRDINKAQIYAWKKGIKTIYYIRLRQMALEGTEVEGCVSCML from the coding sequence TTGGAATCTGCAGTCGCAAATCTCCCTGTAGTCACAGCGAGCAAGGTCGAGGGCCTGGACTACCACGCCTTGAATGCGATGCTCAACCTGTACGACGCCGATGGCAAGATCCAGTTCGATATGGATCGCGAGGCGGCCCGTCAGTACTTCCTGCAGCACGTCAACCAGAACACCGTGTTCTTCCACTCGCTGAAGGAGAAGCTCGACTACCTGGTGGAGAAGGAGTACTACGAGAAGGCCGTTCTCGACCTGTACCCGTTCGAGTTCATCGAGGGTCTCAGCGACCTGGCGTACTCGAAGAAATTCCGCTTTGACACCTTCCTCGGGGCGTTCAAGTACTACACCTCCTACACGCTGAAGACGTTCGACGGCAAGCGCTACCTGGAGCGGTTCGAAGACCGCGTGGTGATGACGGCGCTCGGCCTCGCCCAGGGCGACCAGAAGCTCGCCACCAACCTGGTCGAGGAGATCATCGCCGGCCGATTCCAGCCGGCCACCCCGACCTTCCTGAACTCGGGCAAGGCGCAGCGCGGCGAGCTGGTCAGCTGCTTCCTGCTGCGCATCGAAGACAACATGGAGTCGATCTCGCGCGGCATCAACTCGTCGCTGCAGCTCTCCAAGCGCGGCGGCGGTGTCGCCCTGTCGCTGTCGAACATCCGCGAGGCCGGTGCGCCGATCAAGCAGATCGAGAACCAGTCATCCGGCATCATCCCCGTGATGAAGCTGCTCGAAGACTCCTTCAGCTACGCCAACCAGCTCGGCGCCCGTCAGGGTGCCGGAGCCGTGTACCTGCAGGCGCACCACCCCGACATCCTGCGCTTCCTTGACACCAAGCGTGAGAACGCCGACGAGAAGGTGCGCATCAAGACGCTGTCGCTCGGCGTTGTCGTGCCCGACATCACCTTCGAGCTGGCGAAGAAGAACGAGGACATGTACCTGTTCTCGCCGTACGACGTGGAACGCGTGTACGGAGTGCCGTTCGGCGACATCTCGATTACCGAGAAGTACTACGAGATGGTTGACGACGCGCGGATCAAGAAGACCAAGATCAACTCTCGCGACTTCTTCCAGACCCTCGCCGAGATCCAGTTCGAGTCGGGCTACCCGTACATCGTGTTCGAAGACACGGTGAACGCGGCGAACCCGATCAAGGGCCGCATCAACATGTCGAACCTGTGCTCCGAGATCCTGCAGGTGAACACCCCCACCACCTACAACGCCGACCTGTCGTACGACCAGATCGGCAAGGACATCTCCTGCAACCTCGGCTCGATGAACATCGCCCTCGCGATGGACTCGCCCGACTTCGCGCAGACCGTCGAGACCGCGATCCGCGGCCTCAGCGCGGTGTCCGATCAGAGCCACATCTCGTCGGTGCGGTCGATCGAGTTCGGTAACGACAAGTCGCACGCCATCGGCCTCGGCCAGATGAATCTGCACGGCTACCTGGCCCGCGAGCGCATCTACTACGGCTCCGAAGAGGGCATCGACTTCACCAACATTTACTTCTACACGGTGCTCTTCAACGCGCTGCAGGCGTCGAACAAGATCGCCATCGAGCGCGGCCAGGCCTTCGAAGGCTTCGCCGACTCCAAGTACGCGTCGGGGGAGTTCTTCGACAAGTACACCGAGCAGGTCTGGGAGCCGGCAACCGAGCGCGTGCAGGAACTGTTCGCGAACTCGCAGGTGCACGTGCCCACGCAGCAGGACTGGCTGGAGTTGAAGGCATCCGTTCAGAAGCACGGTATCTACAACCAGAACCTGCAGGCGGTGCCGCCCACCGGTTCGATCTCGTACATCAACAACTCGACGTCGTCGATCCACCCGATCGCGTCGAAGATCGAGATCCGGAAGGAAGGCAAGCTCGGCCGCGTCTACTACCCGGCGCCGTTCATGACGAACGACAACCTGGACTACTACCAGGACGCCTACGAGGTCGGCTACGAGAAGACCATCGACACCTACGCCGCCGCAACGCAGCACGTGGACCAGGGCCTGTCGCTGACGCTGTTCTTCAAGGACACCGCCACCACTCGCGACATCAACAAGGCGCAGATCTACGCATGGAAGAAGGGGATCAAGACGATCTACTACATCCGCCTGCGTCAGATGGCCCTGGAGGGCACCGAGGTCGAGGGCTGCGTCTCATGCATGCTGTGA
- a CDS encoding GNAT family N-acetyltransferase, giving the protein MNTEYSDTEPNQYGQPIGLALPHWTARRLPDADQLPGRYCILERLDAARHADDLSAAYAAASDDSDWTYLPVGPFDSSALYRDWLHAQAQADDPRHYAVIDASNGRAVGTLSLMRHDPTNGAIEVGWVIFSRAMQRTPMSSEAHFLLMRYVFDELGYRRYEWKCDSLNTPSRRAADRLGFSFEGTFRHSTIYKGRNRDTSWFSVLDRDWPQIKEGFEAWLAPENFDADGKQRSALRTR; this is encoded by the coding sequence GTGAACACGGAATACTCTGATACGGAGCCCAACCAGTACGGCCAGCCCATCGGTCTCGCCCTGCCCCACTGGACCGCTCGGCGGCTGCCAGACGCTGACCAGCTGCCAGGCCGGTACTGTATCCTCGAACGCCTCGACGCGGCACGTCATGCCGATGATCTCTCGGCCGCGTATGCCGCCGCCTCCGACGACAGCGACTGGACTTATCTGCCGGTCGGGCCGTTCGACTCGTCCGCGCTGTATCGCGATTGGCTGCACGCGCAGGCGCAGGCTGACGACCCGCGACACTACGCGGTCATCGACGCGTCAAATGGACGGGCTGTCGGCACCCTCTCGCTCATGAGGCACGACCCGACCAATGGTGCGATCGAGGTGGGGTGGGTGATCTTCTCCCGCGCTATGCAGCGAACTCCGATGTCCAGTGAGGCACACTTCCTCCTCATGCGCTACGTCTTCGACGAGCTGGGCTACCGCCGCTACGAGTGGAAGTGTGACAGTCTCAACACTCCGTCGCGTCGAGCCGCCGACCGCCTGGGCTTCAGCTTCGAGGGCACGTTCCGCCACTCGACAATTTACAAGGGGCGCAACCGCGACACGTCGTGGTTCTCGGTCCTCGACCGCGACTGGCCGCAGATTAAGGAGGGCTTCGAAGCCTGGCTCGCTCCTGAAAACTTTGATGCGGACGGGAAGCAGCGGTCGGCGCTGCGCACTCGATGA
- a CDS encoding alpha/beta fold hydrolase yields MNTNVTKLPRSGTVQTNGQVLYYEVHGEGPALVLVMGIGYDSSLWTLAQVPALSTQFRVVLVDNRDAGRSSKASSPYSIADMADDLAGLLDALGIQRTHLLGLSMGGMIALEFALRHEDRLDRLVLAGTGAAPARSAVDPIQIWSWVKANDATGKVFGGQQLTSLFSTAFLRNHEAVKDTTALLASNPYPMSPGAYGRQANAYLQFDALGRLGAITAPTLVVVGEQDLLTPPWIAREVADAIPGARFKVIRGDGSSHVVPIERPDDFNRLVSDFLAE; encoded by the coding sequence ATGAACACGAACGTGACGAAGCTGCCACGATCAGGCACGGTGCAGACGAACGGGCAGGTGCTGTATTACGAGGTCCATGGTGAAGGACCGGCCCTCGTTCTGGTGATGGGGATCGGGTACGACTCCTCGCTCTGGACTTTGGCACAGGTCCCGGCCCTGTCCACGCAGTTCCGGGTGGTCTTGGTCGACAACCGCGACGCCGGCCGCAGCTCGAAAGCCAGCAGCCCGTACAGCATTGCAGACATGGCAGATGATCTCGCCGGTCTGCTCGACGCACTGGGGATTCAGCGGACCCACCTGCTGGGGCTCTCCATGGGCGGGATGATTGCCCTGGAGTTCGCCCTGCGACACGAGGACCGGCTGGATCGGCTGGTCCTCGCCGGGACGGGAGCAGCGCCGGCACGAAGCGCCGTAGATCCGATCCAAATCTGGAGCTGGGTCAAGGCGAACGACGCGACCGGGAAGGTGTTTGGCGGCCAGCAGCTCACTTCGCTGTTCTCGACGGCCTTCCTTCGGAACCACGAAGCGGTAAAGGACACCACCGCGCTGCTGGCAAGCAATCCGTACCCGATGAGTCCCGGGGCATACGGGCGACAGGCGAATGCCTACCTGCAGTTCGATGCCCTAGGTCGGCTGGGCGCGATCACGGCCCCGACCCTTGTCGTCGTGGGTGAGCAGGACCTGCTGACACCACCGTGGATAGCGCGCGAGGTTGCCGACGCGATCCCCGGCGCACGGTTCAAGGTCATCCGAGGAGACGGGTCCTCGCACGTGGTGCCGATCGAGCGCCCCGACGACTTCAACCGCCTAGTTTCGGACTTCCTTGCCGAGTGA
- the nrdF gene encoding class 1b ribonucleoside-diphosphate reductase subunit beta: protein MTLTDKVNSAANDPAHQGKVKLVSHVNAINWNRIQDDKDAEVWDRLVSNFWLPEKVPLSNDVQSWATLTPEEQTMTMRVFTGLTLLDTIQGTVGAISLIPDAITPHEEAVYTNIAFMESVHAKSYSSIFSTLSSTPEIDAAFRWSTENENLQKKAQIIMDYYRGDDPLKRKVASTLLESFLFYSGFYLPMYWSSRAKLTNTADLIRLIIRDEAVHGYYIGYKYQKGLENETEERKQEMKDYTFSLLYELYDNEVQYTQDLYDGVGLTEDVKKFLHYNANKALMNLGYEPMFPKTVTDVNPAILSALSPNADENHDFFSGSGSSYVIGKAVNTEDDDWDF from the coding sequence ATGACTCTCACCGACAAGGTCAACTCGGCCGCCAACGACCCCGCCCACCAGGGCAAGGTCAAGCTGGTCAGCCACGTCAACGCGATCAACTGGAACCGCATCCAGGATGACAAGGATGCCGAGGTCTGGGACCGCCTGGTCAGCAACTTCTGGCTGCCCGAGAAGGTGCCGCTTTCCAACGACGTGCAGTCGTGGGCGACCCTGACGCCCGAGGAACAGACGATGACCATGCGCGTGTTCACTGGTCTCACTCTGCTGGACACCATCCAGGGCACCGTCGGCGCGATCAGCCTGATCCCGGATGCGATCACCCCGCACGAGGAAGCGGTCTACACGAACATCGCATTCATGGAGTCGGTGCACGCGAAGAGCTACTCGTCGATCTTCTCGACGCTCAGCTCGACGCCGGAGATCGATGCTGCGTTCCGCTGGTCGACCGAGAACGAGAACCTTCAGAAGAAGGCTCAGATCATCATGGACTACTACCGTGGTGATGACCCGCTGAAGCGGAAGGTTGCCTCGACCCTGCTCGAGTCGTTCCTGTTCTACTCGGGCTTCTACCTGCCGATGTACTGGTCGTCTCGCGCCAAGCTCACCAACACCGCTGACCTCATCCGGCTCATCATCCGCGATGAGGCCGTGCACGGGTACTACATCGGCTACAAGTACCAGAAGGGTCTCGAGAACGAGACCGAGGAACGCAAGCAGGAGATGAAGGACTACACCTTCAGCCTGCTCTACGAGCTCTACGACAACGAGGTGCAGTACACCCAGGACCTCTACGACGGAGTCGGCCTGACCGAAGACGTCAAGAAGTTCCTGCACTACAACGCCAACAAGGCGCTGATGAACCTCGGTTACGAGCCCATGTTCCCGAAGACGGTCACCGACGTGAACCCGGCGATCCTGTCCGCGCTCTCGCCGAATGCCGACGAGAACCACGACTTCTTCTCGGGCTCAGGCTCCTCGTACGTGATCGGCAAGGCCGTGAACACGGAAGACGACGACTGGGACTTCTAG
- a CDS encoding transcriptional regulator, with protein sequence MYDDAEAALVEQARGAASSGDWPQAYDLLVGADARVRLSVEDLGLLAEAAYAAGHLDVTIEAWERAHAEAVRLGDPIAAAGAAARVALHLLMDTALMAPIRGWVKRAERLLVGYDETPVHAWLAVIKSYERLMMGDIRAAHEWAGRAITVGSACNPAAAALGRVAEAHAVILEGDVRRGLELVDEAAVATISGELDAISTGMVYCELVCMLQGLAQYDLAEEWTEAMERWRHGNGIGSIHGRCRVHHAEILRLRGSSAEAERVALAACAELRPYLRREFGWPLTELGRVRFQMGNLRGAEEAFLAARQAGWDPEPGLALVRLAQGDVALASASIRDALEHPLTVPSRELPPNTDLRRAPLLAARVEIEVAAGDLAAARDAADELARVAATFQSRALAASAAMADGRVRLAAGEVAGARHAFDTAARLWGLVGAPYEVALARTGLAHAHRAAGDEAGAHLELRAASAAVENPGTERHTDRTVSTAGAGGRKLLAGSPSGAVPSSQAGTRQVGDRKSDPNAFRREGDYWSISFEDHIIALRDLKGLHYLARLLAHPGREFHVLDLVASGVDPAAAHPGVPDPELTPSGWGDAGALLDTQAKNAYRRRLAEIDEDLEEARLMSDSGRVVQAEAERDFLIRELSRAFGLSGRGRRASSASERARVSVTRAVRHAMGRIRQHDPPLGEHLDRAIRTGTYCVYLPDSRVTGSWRI encoded by the coding sequence ATGTACGACGACGCCGAAGCGGCGCTGGTGGAGCAGGCGCGCGGGGCAGCCTCGAGCGGTGACTGGCCGCAGGCGTACGACCTGCTCGTCGGCGCGGACGCGCGCGTCCGGCTTTCGGTGGAGGACCTGGGGCTTCTGGCCGAGGCCGCATACGCCGCCGGTCATCTCGACGTGACGATCGAGGCGTGGGAACGTGCGCATGCTGAGGCTGTGCGCCTCGGCGATCCCATCGCGGCGGCCGGCGCGGCGGCCCGCGTCGCCCTGCACCTGCTGATGGACACCGCGCTGATGGCACCGATCCGCGGGTGGGTCAAGCGGGCGGAGCGACTCCTCGTGGGGTACGACGAGACGCCGGTCCATGCATGGCTGGCGGTCATCAAGAGCTACGAGCGCCTGATGATGGGCGACATCCGCGCCGCCCATGAATGGGCCGGCCGGGCCATCACGGTGGGCTCGGCCTGCAACCCGGCCGCGGCCGCCCTCGGCAGGGTGGCAGAGGCGCATGCCGTGATCCTGGAGGGCGACGTGCGCCGGGGCCTCGAACTCGTCGACGAAGCAGCGGTGGCCACCATCTCCGGTGAACTCGATGCTATATCGACGGGAATGGTCTATTGCGAGCTGGTGTGCATGCTCCAGGGGCTCGCCCAGTACGACCTCGCCGAGGAGTGGACGGAGGCCATGGAGCGGTGGCGCCACGGAAACGGTATCGGCAGCATCCACGGGCGCTGCCGCGTCCACCATGCCGAGATCCTGCGGCTGCGTGGGTCGTCCGCCGAGGCTGAGCGGGTGGCCCTGGCGGCGTGCGCGGAGCTCCGACCCTACCTCCGACGCGAGTTCGGGTGGCCGCTCACCGAATTGGGCCGCGTGCGATTCCAGATGGGCAATCTGCGTGGTGCGGAGGAGGCCTTCCTCGCAGCTCGCCAGGCTGGGTGGGATCCGGAGCCGGGACTCGCCTTGGTGCGACTGGCTCAGGGTGACGTGGCTTTGGCGTCAGCATCCATCAGAGACGCGCTCGAACATCCTCTGACCGTCCCTTCCAGGGAGCTGCCGCCGAACACCGACCTACGCCGGGCCCCGCTGCTGGCCGCGCGGGTCGAGATCGAGGTGGCGGCCGGAGACCTCGCCGCTGCCCGCGACGCGGCCGACGAACTTGCGCGGGTGGCCGCAACGTTCCAGAGCAGGGCACTGGCGGCCAGCGCGGCCATGGCAGACGGACGAGTGCGGTTGGCAGCCGGCGAGGTGGCGGGTGCCCGGCACGCGTTCGACACTGCCGCCCGGCTGTGGGGCCTCGTGGGGGCTCCGTACGAGGTCGCGTTGGCGCGCACCGGGCTTGCACATGCACATCGCGCCGCGGGGGATGAGGCCGGTGCCCACCTGGAGCTGCGGGCAGCCAGCGCCGCCGTCGAAAACCCGGGAACAGAACGTCATACGGACCGCACCGTGTCCACCGCGGGGGCTGGTGGCCGGAAGCTTCTGGCCGGCAGCCCTTCCGGGGCGGTACCGTCGTCGCAGGCGGGGACGCGGCAGGTCGGCGACCGCAAGTCAGACCCCAACGCCTTTCGCCGGGAGGGCGACTACTGGTCCATCTCGTTCGAGGATCACATTATTGCGCTGCGTGATCTGAAGGGCCTGCACTATCTCGCGCGGCTCCTCGCGCATCCCGGTCGGGAGTTCCACGTGCTCGACCTCGTGGCGAGCGGGGTGGATCCAGCCGCGGCCCATCCTGGTGTGCCTGATCCGGAGCTGACGCCTTCCGGATGGGGGGACGCCGGTGCACTGCTCGACACCCAGGCCAAGAACGCCTACCGCCGGCGGCTTGCGGAGATCGATGAGGACCTTGAGGAGGCGCGACTCATGAGCGACAGCGGACGCGTTGTCCAGGCGGAGGCGGAACGTGACTTCCTCATCCGCGAGCTGTCGCGCGCTTTCGGGCTCAGCGGGCGTGGCCGGCGCGCCAGTTCCGCGTCGGAACGCGCCCGCGTCAGCGTGACCCGGGCGGTCCGCCATGCCATGGGTCGGATTCGTCAGCACGACCCCCCGCTGGGGGAGCACCTCGATCGGGCGATCCGGACGGGGACCTACTGCGTCTACCTGCCGGACTCACGCGTCACCGGTTCCTGGAGGATCTGA
- a CDS encoding GNAT family N-acetyltransferase, translated as MGGVHQQPRTALSSDKELIFVVAARSEHGKLIGLARTISDDATICYLQDILVNPAFQGTGVGRALFTQVKERYQHVRQTVLITDDEPQQRAFYQSMGMTERSDFDSGPVRVFAQLR; from the coding sequence TTGGGCGGCGTACACCAACAACCCAGAACTGCTCTATCGAGCGATAAAGAACTCATCTTTGTAGTAGCGGCCCGGAGCGAACACGGCAAGCTAATAGGCCTCGCTCGGACCATCTCCGACGATGCGACAATCTGCTATCTGCAAGACATCCTGGTGAACCCGGCGTTCCAAGGAACCGGCGTGGGACGTGCCCTTTTCACTCAGGTGAAAGAGCGGTACCAGCACGTTCGGCAAACGGTGCTCATCACCGATGATGAACCGCAGCAACGCGCCTTCTACCAATCCATGGGAATGACGGAGCGATCAGATTTCGATTCAGGTCCCGTGCGCGTCTTCGCCCAGTTGCGCTGA
- a CDS encoding alpha/beta fold hydrolase, whose amino-acid sequence MTITERTPRPVVLVPGYWLGAWAWDIVADRLRAAGHQVTAITLPGLERASVPRDSIHFADHVAAVHGALSLVGEDAVLVAHSGAGAVATAVLDAAPDQVSRVVYVDSGPTADGSVPRPDLSDGVAELVLPSFEDLVAAGGSLTGLDEESLTQFRRRAVPHPAGAVREPVVLNDQRRHAVPTTLVCCSIPSETVQAMTAAGEPMFAAVAQLSDVEYIDLPTGHWPMWSRPTDLADLISAAAGR is encoded by the coding sequence ATGACAATCACAGAGCGCACACCCCGTCCCGTTGTCCTCGTTCCCGGATACTGGCTCGGCGCCTGGGCGTGGGACATCGTCGCCGACCGCCTCCGCGCGGCTGGCCACCAAGTCACTGCGATCACGCTGCCCGGCTTGGAGCGGGCGTCGGTGCCCCGTGACAGCATCCATTTCGCTGATCACGTCGCCGCAGTCCACGGTGCACTATCGCTGGTCGGGGAAGATGCTGTCCTGGTGGCCCACAGCGGCGCCGGGGCGGTAGCCACCGCGGTTCTGGACGCCGCGCCCGACCAAGTCTCCCGCGTCGTCTACGTCGATAGCGGTCCGACAGCCGACGGTTCGGTGCCGCGCCCCGACCTCAGCGACGGCGTCGCGGAGCTCGTCCTGCCATCGTTCGAGGACCTCGTGGCCGCCGGCGGCAGCCTGACGGGGCTGGACGAGGAATCCCTGACCCAGTTCCGCAGGCGAGCGGTCCCGCACCCCGCCGGCGCCGTCCGGGAGCCAGTGGTACTGAATGATCAACGACGCCACGCCGTACCCACCACGCTGGTGTGCTGCTCCATCCCCAGCGAGACGGTCCAAGCTATGACTGCGGCGGGCGAACCTATGTTCGCCGCAGTGGCGCAGCTCTCGGATGTCGAGTACATCGACCTACCCACCGGACACTGGCCCATGTGGTCCCGACCCACCGACCTCGCCGACCTCATTTCGGCCGCCGCAGGCCGATAG
- a CDS encoding IS30 family transposase, which yields MARPGYPFQVRSLFWKGVRSGLSVTNAALGVGVSRPTGYRWFREAGGVIPESARTAPVPRARLTFQEREEIAVRNAAGQSGREIAAVLGRDPSTISRELARNRTGQGYRATVAQSLTDRRGRRPKPRKLTRLPLRRKVRALLRKRYSPEQIAGRLRLEFPDDPEMHVSHETIYQTIYVQGRGALRAELALALRTGRALRKPHDSGSRGGPIKDMVMISERPAEVEDRAVPGHWEGDLIIGSTASNSAIGTLVERSTGFVMLLHLPGDHTARTVADAMIPAMQSLPEQLRRSLTWDQGSEMARHQEISLATSMDIYFCDPHSPWQRGSNENTNGLLRQYFPKSTDLSVHGPGILENVAAELNARPRKRHGWHTPAEVLDRLLSNPSKPTGDALTA from the coding sequence ATGGCTCGTCCCGGCTACCCGTTTCAGGTGCGGAGCTTGTTCTGGAAAGGGGTGCGGTCCGGGCTGTCGGTGACCAATGCGGCGCTCGGCGTCGGCGTGTCCCGGCCGACCGGATACCGCTGGTTCCGGGAGGCTGGCGGGGTGATCCCCGAATCGGCGCGGACAGCGCCAGTGCCCCGTGCCCGGCTGACGTTCCAGGAGCGGGAGGAGATCGCGGTCCGGAACGCCGCTGGGCAGAGCGGCCGGGAGATCGCGGCCGTGTTGGGCCGTGACCCGTCGACGATCTCCCGGGAACTGGCCCGGAACCGGACCGGTCAGGGCTACCGGGCCACCGTTGCCCAGTCGCTGACCGACCGGCGTGGCCGGCGGCCGAAGCCGCGGAAGCTGACCCGGTTACCCTTGCGTCGGAAGGTTCGGGCGTTGCTGCGCAAGCGTTACAGCCCGGAACAGATCGCCGGCCGGTTGCGGCTGGAGTTCCCCGATGACCCGGAGATGCACGTGTCCCACGAGACGATCTACCAAACCATCTACGTCCAGGGCCGCGGCGCCCTGCGCGCCGAGCTGGCGTTGGCGTTGCGCACCGGTCGGGCGTTGCGCAAACCGCACGACTCCGGCAGCCGCGGCGGGCCGATCAAGGACATGGTGATGATCAGCGAACGCCCCGCCGAGGTGGAAGACCGCGCCGTCCCGGGGCACTGGGAGGGCGATTTGATCATCGGCTCGACCGCCTCGAACAGCGCGATCGGCACCCTGGTGGAACGCAGCACCGGGTTCGTGATGCTGCTGCACCTGCCCGGCGATCACACCGCCCGCACCGTCGCCGACGCGATGATCCCCGCCATGCAGTCCCTGCCCGAACAGCTGCGCCGGTCGCTGACCTGGGACCAGGGCTCGGAGATGGCCCGGCACCAGGAGATCAGCCTGGCCACCAGCATGGACATCTACTTCTGCGACCCGCACTCACCCTGGCAGCGCGGCTCGAACGAGAACACCAACGGGCTGCTGCGCCAATACTTCCCGAAGAGCACCGACCTCTCCGTCCACGGCCCCGGCATCCTCGAGAACGTCGCCGCCGAACTCAACGCCCGACCCCGCAAACGCCACGGCTGGCACACCCCCGCCGAAGTCCTCGACAGGCTACTCTCGAACCCATCGAAACCAACCGGTGATGCACTGACCGCGTGA
- a CDS encoding ester cyclase, with amino-acid sequence MEPEENKALVRRFYAEIDAGNVDAMDELVAENYIDHNPAPFPGLPAGREGLKRAFEIFWNATPGRHEIEDQIAEGDKVVTRLTAYGRHDGDLPGPLRATGTNLRETAVAIHRIANGKLVEHWSDRNDLALMQQLGVITLPGP; translated from the coding sequence ATGGAGCCCGAAGAGAACAAGGCACTTGTGCGGCGGTTCTACGCGGAGATCGATGCCGGAAACGTTGACGCAATGGATGAGTTGGTTGCTGAGAACTACATCGACCACAATCCGGCGCCGTTTCCCGGACTACCGGCTGGGCGTGAGGGGCTGAAAAGAGCTTTCGAGATCTTCTGGAATGCCACACCCGGTCGGCATGAGATCGAGGACCAGATCGCCGAGGGCGACAAGGTGGTAACGAGGCTGACGGCGTACGGCCGCCATGATGGGGATCTTCCAGGCCCGCTGCGCGCCACGGGCACGAACCTCCGCGAGACGGCGGTGGCGATTCACCGCATCGCGAATGGCAAACTCGTCGAACACTGGTCGGATAGGAACGATCTCGCGCTGATGCAGCAGCTCGGCGTCATCACACTGCCGGGACCCTGA